A genomic segment from Mustela lutreola isolate mMusLut2 chromosome 15, mMusLut2.pri, whole genome shotgun sequence encodes:
- the MRM3 gene encoding rRNA methyltransferase 3, mitochondrial isoform X4: MTYPETQLHHLLPLLLICDNLRDPGNLGTILRSAAGAGCSKVLLTKGCVDAWEPKVLRAAMGAHFQVPIINNLDWETLPNYLPTNTRVYVADNCGLHAQAQLSNKASDHGWVCERRLSRLHKYEEEVEEEEDDLEPGAGKAWLPELEVQSYDLDWTEAPAAVVIGGETHGLSLESLQLAESTRGKRLLIPVVPGVDSLNSAMAASILLFEGKRQLRVKAEHSSRDRS; this comes from the exons ATGACATACCCAGAGACTCAGCTTCACCACTTGCTGCCCTTATTGTTGATTTGTGACAATCTCCGTGACCCTGGGAACCTGGGGACGATTCTGCGATCTGCTGCTGGGGCTGGCTGCAGCAAAGTATTACTCACCAAAG GCTGTGTGGATGCCTGGGAGCCCAAAGTGCTACGGGCAGCGATGGGTGCACACTTCCAGGTGCCCATCATCAATAATCTGGACTGGGAAACCTTGCCCAACTACCTGCCCACAAACACCCGGGTCTACGTGGCTGACAACTGTGGCCTTCATGCCCAGGCCCAGCTGTCTAATAAAGCCAGTGACCATGGCTGGGTATGTGAACGACGACTTTCAAGGCTGCACAAGTatgaggaggaggtggaggaggaggaagatgatcTAGAACCTGGAGCCGGTAAAGCCTGGCTCCCTGAACTTGAGGTCCAGAGCTATGACTTGGACTGGACAGAGGCACCAGCAGCTGTGGTGATAGGTGGGGAGACCCACGGCTTGAGCCTGGAGTCCCTGCAGTTGGCCGAGAGTACCAGGGGCAAGCGGCTGCTAATCCCCGTTGTGCCTGGTGTGGACAGCCTGAACTCGGCTATGGCTGCGAGCATTCTGCTTTTTGAAGGGAAGAGACAACTGCGTGTGAAGGCAGAACACTCGAGCAGGGACAGGAGTTAA